DNA sequence from the Scophthalmus maximus strain ysfricsl-2021 chromosome 1, ASM2237912v1, whole genome shotgun sequence genome:
TGAAGACGTACAGGTCACCGCCATGAGAGTCATAGGTAAATCCACATTTGAGGGTTGAACAGGGAAAATAAACCCCGAGTAGTTTTTACACCGCTCCATGTTAGgatcaatatttcatatcagaTTTTAATGAGATGGTGTCAGAAATTACTTTTGAAAATCccactgaaatgtgtttttttaattactctACCTGCTGCTACTAAACGGTGACTTTAAACatcacagcttttattttgtgacTGACAGGTTTTGTTAACAATAGAACCATTACTGTATTTTCACCAAGTTGTTATTACtccaaatgagtaaatgtgttttatttgttctttatttCATGTCAGAGTGTAGTCGATTCACAGACTGCCCGAAGGCTCCGGTCCATCTCTCGTTGCCCATGCTGCCGAGCTGCCTCCCCGCCCCTCTGAGCAGAGTGACCTGGAttctccgtcctcctctgcaCGGCACCGTGGAGCTGACCTCCCCCGCCGGGCCCCTCAAACAGTCCCTGCCCGGACAGCCGTGCAACGACAGCCTTGTTATCAAAGTGGCCGAAGACGACGGCACCGCCATCGGACACTTCTGCCCTCAGGGGGCCATACAGAGGGTCCAAATCCACACCAACATGTCGGTCACTGCGTCCAGCGTGGGGCGCAGTGCGCTGAAGACATGTTACAAGCACGTGCTggacgtctgttttaaagagGAGatatcaggtaaaaaaaaacgaaaaaaaaaacgagtagCTTCGgttgaatgaaataaatgatggtTAATCTGtgattatttaatattcaatTCTTTCTAACTCTCTATTCAGAAAGATACATATTCACTGTATTGCCTAAGAAAGACACCCCGGTCCTTTTGGCCACTCCTGGTTGGCCGGCGGGAATGAAGTCTTACTCCACCGTCTCCTGGATCGTGTCCGTCCCCCCGAAGATGGAGGCGCACCTGATGTTCGCCAACCTCAGCCGGCCCAAGTGCAGCAACCGCCACACCAACATCAGGGTGCAGAGAGTCGGCAGCCGGGAGGAGGACTACAGTCgcagggaggacgaggaggccgAGCCGGAGATCGTTGTCTCCGAGAGGTTCTACCTCAACATGTCCAACTGTATGCCCGAGAGAGGACACTTCAGCGTCATCACCAAGATCACCCTGCGGGAGAGCAAGAGTAAGGGGAGATCTTGCAGGGTTACTTATGAATCAGCTGCAAGacgttcttctttttttgggactGGACAGTAATTTGCACGCTCAAAATTCAGACAAGAATATTGTACTAACTAGGGGGGATTCCAAATAAAGATTGTACAGTTGAATATATGTATTATGGCCCAAAATATTAACGAAATATCTGATTCTCATGTTTAGATCTTCTGCTGACCATCATTCTGAGTGTTGTGGCTGCTCTGTTGGTCATTTTTGTCTTCGTGCTGGTAATGGTCTTTGTGGTGATTAAGTAAGTGCACCTGCTTTCTCTTTTATATTAATAAGTCATATGTAAGTAATCGTTACTATttcctctcattcaacaggacAACAGATGGTGACAAGAGACGCTGTATGCAGCTaaaactctcctcctcttgtctctcccaccaaacaggaagaagaagaaggagctggaTCACCAGGTGTCCATCTACAATCCGAACAGCACCAGTTTCCTGCCGGGACCCAACGGGTTCCCGAAAACGCGAGAAGACAACGAGTCCCACGTGTACGCCTCCATCGAGGACACCCTGGTCTACACACACCTTCTGAGGAAGGGGATGGATATCGGCGTCTACGGCGAGTCTGACACGTTCCGGCCGTACGAAGGACACGCGGACTCGCAGAGGCCGCTCGTCTCCAGAGACTCTGGCGCCGAGGACACAGAGGTCGGGGTTTACCGGCCGTTCCTGCCCGCAGCCCAGCAGGCTCCCCCGCTCCCCAGCAGGCCCCGGAGCCAGCCCATGGTGGACAATGAGATTTACCAGAGCAAGGACCCGAGCGAGGGGGAGCGCTCGCCGGATCTGGGGCCGAGGCTGGAGCCCGAGGGTGGAGACTGAGGAGAAGATTGGATTCAGCTTTTTTCTTCAATGTACAACTTGGAACATTTGTGATATTCATTCCCTGGCATCTGTGTGATTACCTGCTCTTCGGCCTTGACAGAAGCCtaatttcttcttctacttcttctgcttctcttgaGCATCTTGAAGTTTTGCACCGAAGCCAGGCACAAAGAAATAACCCTGTTCAAACCTGCATGCGGCTGTTaccttgttttatttcaatgaagACACTTTTAAAGCCGTATCAATCAGCCCCTTTATAccaatttataataataataaaggacaGTTGTGCTTTCAGGATATTTtatgaatgttgttttgtacGTATTGATGTTTGTACAGGGGCGCGCCCGATTGCTGTTTACATGCAGAgtttttggtaattttttttacgcTCAAACCACTGAATAGAGAGGactcctccactgctgctgcaatAAATTGCACTTTATAGCATCATCGGAGGCTGATGGCCTGATGATGGCCTGTGTTGCAGGCGATTGCACCAGCAGTGTATGTGCACAGcgtcctctctgtgtgtgtgtatatatatctatatatatagatatagatatatatatatatgtttgtttttatcactgCTTTTACACCTTTTctagttttcatttcataaatgtgCCTTGCAGAGTTGGCTAATACACTTAAGAGATTTTAGAATAGCTTCAGACAGGAATaagttgggggttttttgcattTGGACCCATCTCAAGGAAATTCTAAAGACTGATCTGTTGCTAACCGTGTGAGCCTTTCCCTTGTTCCTACATagacttatttttatttctctgtgtgcaTTACGATGATTGTGAATCAGTTGAgagctcattttatttttgctatttGTGTCAATGACCACGGACGCCTTGTGCTGGACTGCAGTGACATGGAATAAAAAACCTTGTAAACACTTACAGGTGCAGTCACAAagaaatgtcagtgtgtgtttttttaagctgaCGGATCTTTCCTATTAATTAAAGGGAACTTTTAAAAGAGGTATAATTTCACATATGTGTGGTGAGAGGTCAGGacgtctttgtgtgttgttgtgaagaTCTGAGTCGCTCGTCCTGTGAGTGAAtacaaactgaatatattttgttttctgtttttcacattttctgggGAGGACAGCTCGGAGAAACGGAAAAAATAACCGTTTCAAAAATACTTATGTAGAGTTTTCAATATTGACATCAAGTTGCCTAGAAGATGCCAGAAAGTTAGGTGTGATTTGAGACAATGTTGTCCAGAAAGATGAATAGATTGTCTTGGAATGAAATTTGCCTCCTGCTGTtcacaaaataaacagcagaggGAGGCAGAATTCAAAGTTGGAAGTTTGCTCCATcgtaaaattgtttttgttatgaATCACATTCTCTCTTTGTATTTGAGTCTTATCTTGAAAGGAAAAACTGCTGAACTGCATTGGCCTTGCAAATATAGTAACTGGGTAAAAGACAAAACTAACTCAAACCAcgaattgttattattaatattatttttattgataaaaaaataatcaagtgTTTTAGAATATGAGGGTTGCCACTGAGGAGAGACGTGTTTATTGACATtacattatgttttatattttataactttcagaaatgaaaaaagaaaagagaaggaattTGTATACACGGAATAACGCTTTAGAAAATATACATAACAAAGTGAAGCCATCCCGTGGTGTTTACCTTGATGAATATCTGATATGTTCTAAGTATTTGAGACCGTGTGTTTTGCTGAAAGCATGTAGAATGTCATGTGCCAGTGAGTTTAGCTTATACAATGACACGGTGAATCCCAGACCACTGTGTGAAGTGGAATAGGATCTGAATGGCTTGGTCAAGAAAACGTGAGCCCAGGAGAAAATGcagcacattatttttcatagCTCATATATCAGTCACATGCTCTTCATTTCTTAACTGCACGCTGCTCTAATTGTTCGTACGAGTCGTGTCGATGTCAGAAATCTGCTCTCAGACGATGTTGAACTCACACACCGAGGCCTTCTCGGCTCTGCAGCTCTCATCGAACCACTTGCCGTTGGCCGTGGTGGAGAGGATGGCACAGTTCTGCCCGCGCCCCCCGTCCGGCTGCAGGGTGACCTCGGTCTCCCAGTTCTTGAAGCGCACGCCGGACCCGGATTGGTCGACCCACTGGCCGTCGGTCACCATGTCGTTGACGCCCAGCCAGATGTGCGCCTCGGGGCCGATGCTCTGGCGGACGTAGCTGTACAGCTGGTCGTTCTCGTCCCCCGTCAGAGGTGTGCCCAGGCTGCCTCCTTTGGCAATGCAGTCGTCGCTGGCTGCGTGGAAAGTCTTCTTCACCGGGTCGGCCAGGAAACACTTGCCGAGGATCTTTGTGCCTCTCAGACAAACTAGAGGGGAAGATGTTGAGAGTCAGTGTGGTTCCGGGGTCATTGTTACCTACACTTGTCTCTCCGTCACAAGGAAGGTGTTAAATTAGTTCAATTAGTCTTCTGTTTTTGGATACAGCATGTTTGttgtaaagtaaaaatgtactttaaaagATGAGTCTGATGTGAGACTGCAACTGTGCATCCCAGGTGATGGCTGCAATTCCCTTACCTGTTTGCAAAGCCTGGTGCTCTTTCAACAAATTCAGCTCCTGAACAATGTCGTTGATCTGTTTCTTCAGCTCCTCGATTGCTGCGCTGTTTGCAGAGTCTGAAAAAGGTATTCAGGTATTCATATAAGGCCTTCAGAAGTTTGTTACGATGGACTTTCACATCGCAGTTCAGTCGTCTTGTTTCGGTCAAAGTTATCCAGATACTTAACAAGTTGGgatgttgtttcattttctctaaTGTCAAGTTAAAATCTCACCTTTCttgccatttcttttcttggagctGCTCTGCTGGAGCGTGCAGTgtgccagcagcaggaggcagaacaTCAGGCGAACCCCTCTGGCCTCCATAGCACTCGATGCAAAGTGTTGAAAAATACTGTTTTGGTGCAGCAGCACGAAAAGGCTCCTCACAGCTCCGAGTCCTGGCcagactgttgtttttctcaagaGTTGTGAAATGAGGAAATCTTATAGCAGTGGGAAAGCAAATGTTTTACAGATGTTTTACAGACATTTGTGTGAGCTTTTGAAACGCTGCAGGGAGACGGATGGGGCGCAGGATTGTGCAGCGTTTAACTACGGTCCAGGCAAGCATGACCCCCGGTTCCATATGTTTGTAGTGTTACCAATAAACCACAGGAGGTCCTTATCGGTCTGTGTTGAATCacatctctcacacaaacaagaaatgGAACAGTTGACATTTCTTCATCAAAAAATCCGCATCTGCTTGTAACTTGAAAGCAAAAACTTTTGATTAACAAACGACCATTCACAGTTGTTTGCTGATTCCCGTCgaaatgtctgtttgtttctgctgaggctgccaACAGGCCAGAGGTGGGATGTTTAGGGGGGTTGCTCCCAGAGAACACATCTGGATCTCCTCTGTGAGCTGGAGGCGGGGTTACGTGACACATGGCAGAGACTTATTATGTAATAAGAGACTTGTTTAATGAAAAATCACTGATGTGAGCTTAATATTTGTTATATTACATATCTCTCAGTCTGTTTCTGTGAGCACTGCAAGCAACAAGCGCTACCGTGACTCCACGTCTGAACATGAACAAACGGTAGCTTGACCTTTTATGTCAAATCTTGATAATTATGTTTCACctgattatatttttaaaaaagtggagagtattaaacaacaataataataattgaatcaACTATTAATGTTCATACCTACTTGTTACTTTGTTAAGCGTCCTTAGACCAAGAGACATTTGAATTCAAATCTTTGGGGAAATACAGGATCAACTCCTAACTTCAGTTTCACATGAGTTCAGATAAGAAATTTGTGTTAATCTCTCTAATATGTGAAACCTcacttctgaaaataaaaatctcttttaCAGCATGTCAACACCTTACCTCAGATGGTGTGATTAGGGAAGTTTGGGCTCTTCTTGTCACTGATGTTTGCTCTTGTGTGTTTAATATTCTTTTATTGCCTCTgttatgaaattaataaaataaaaaaattgacacAAACAGGGAGAGATCTTatcaatatatttaaaatcaaaatatttacaaaataccTCAACAATGAAGCCGGTTCTGGAGGCAGAACAGTTAAATGACATTCACTGAAAATGagtcatttataataaatatacaaaagagTTCAGGCAAAGGCGAAGGCAGCTCGTAAATACATAGAGAATAACGATGCCCAGTCGTGGTGTTTCACTGCCCCACGTCGACACCGAGAGCCTCTGATTCAGAGCTGGTCAGCGTCACAAAATCACAGTCAGTGCACGTGTCACaataaaatattcactcaaatgcatagttagttagttagttagtaaaTTTCGGCCAGACTACATCACCTTCGCCTTCAGCGCTTCATCCTCCACAGAATACATAATGGAAGTGTGTGGTGTCTGCAGGTATATGGAAGGCTGTGATGAATTATATCATGGTTGTGCGCATATAGTGCCTTGTGTTTATGCATACTCAACTTGTGTAatgaatttatttgttattcGTTGACAttcgatttttatttttgtctgaatCCTGTTCCTACATGCAAGTGGAATATCTTGTGTCCCTCTGGGGATCAGTAAATACTTTacattaataatacattatttagcGCTTCAATTTTACAGTCTTAACGGTTtagaacagtttttttaataatttctctATTTCTGCAATGTCTGTGTTCAATGtgctttgtgcattttttgttCATTGCTCAGTGGATAAGAGACACTTGAGATAAGTACAAAGCCCTTTGCATTGCAGCTTTGCTCTCACCTTTAACCAACAAGCAGAGCTCATTATTTTTCCAAACAGTGCTTGTTTATCTGTCTGGGTAAATTTCTCATATAATTTCTAATTTTTTAGAAATCTTGTCCACAGtgcaagaaaattaaaaacactgaaaataagtGGGCATTCACAgggtttgcaaaaaaaaaatcacaacacaataaataaatacaactaaataaagaacacaacaacaaaaaaaagtcatgttaaAAACATGCAGGAATAAATTAAGTAGTGCTTCATGTttgcaaaagaaacaaaaaacgtaCAATGAGTCCTCTTCATCTTGTTGCCACGGTGAACTATGTGAAGCCTCGGCAGAGTATTAGGCACCGTCCCTCTAGTCTACGTCGGGCAAAGCACTGCAATAACAACAGAGATGAACATTAGCAAAGATATGCGTATGAGTTGATTTCAGTAATTTTGCAAGTTAGGAAATAAataggaggaaaaataaaagggggaaaataaaaacacctgtGAACGTTTCACCACATCGGCTACAGACCGAAGCATATTAAATGACGCATAAAGACTTTATCTCAAACATTAGTTGGGGTGATCTGAAGGGTAAATATTTGCAGGCAACTAAAAATCATAACACAACATCTTAAATATTAACTGCAGGGGTAAATGGAGCtctactgtgtgtatgtgagtcgCTGTCTGTGAGTTTAGACACTAGCAGGGATCAACCAAAGCtgcagacagtcagtcagacagtgtgTCACCGTGTGGGAGAGGGGGACAAGTGAGGGGAACATCAGGGTCAGACTGCACTACACTGCAGTGGCAGAGAGGGGGCGCTCTCCACTCCCCTGTGAGTGACAACACAACAGTGCACATCacaagtgagtgtgtgacaAACCTCTCCATCCGTCGCTCACACCAGAGCTAAATTAGGCCGAGCGGAACATAAGacgcagagaaagaaaaaaacatagagGAATGAAAACAGGATGTTTGTGAAATTAAggacaaacaaagagacagagctCAGATGTTTAGCCAGGACATGCAGAGGGAACATACTGATCGTTTAATGTGCATCACATTTATAGTATTTTACACTAAATCAAATTATCGTTCACAGTTAACAGCCAAATTTATTAACTCAACGATACTAACTGATTTTCATTATGACTTTCGCACTGTCCATGTGCATATTGTTCATCTACTTATGAACCTGCTCTCAACTACAAAACCAAGCAACAGTAATGGTAACTTAACCAAACACTGTAAacttgacaaaataaaaataaaagtgtgacaTGTTCAGTGTGACGGACTGGATGGATAAAACAAGTCTCTGAAAGATtatgtttttgtcagttttgcaATTCTGAGatagaaaaatgaacatcaacGGCGATGAAATGCGATGAAATTGTCAAAGGCAGAGTCAAGCACAGATAGTTTGTAAATGGTCACAACTGATTGGTCATAATATAAACAACAGGGCAGACACGctaacgacacacacacagaatctcaCCAAGAACTTCAGTAAACAgacgagaaagagaaaagcTCACCTTTGAGAATATAGTCTGTCAAGAGACTGGGCACCTTGTCGCTGTCGTCTCTCATGGCTAGTAGAACTGAGGAGCAGCAGATAGAACGGGAGTGAATGGATCTGTCACAGCGGCTCAAGCTCGAGCATGGTCGGCACAGACGAAGGAAACTTACTCTTGGTCAGGATCTGGAGGTCCTCGAGCGAAGGAGGGTGTCCCTTCTTCTCGTAAGGGATGACTGTGGTCAAATACTACAGTTGacaaggacacagagagagacattaaGACATTAAACTAAGATGGCTGAGATAATGTGGATGCTTCTGTGGCACGACACTGCATCAAAGTGTGTATTTTCATTGCAGCAAAGCAGGTAGGACACAGAAAAAGGGAAGTAAACCTGTCTTTCACTGCACCCACTCCCAAAAGTTTGCCGGAAGCTGTTCTGAATGACAGAGGAGAGTCCCTCCACGCTGAAGCGCTGAAGGGGCAGGGAAGCGAAGCCCAGAAAcatgagacagagagataatcaaa
Encoded proteins:
- the clec3ba gene encoding tetranectin, producing the protein MEARGVRLMFCLLLLAHCTLQQSSSKKRNGKKDSANSAAIEELKKQINDIVQELNLLKEHQALQTVCLRGTKILGKCFLADPVKKTFHAASDDCIAKGGSLGTPLTGDENDQLYSYVRQSIGPEAHIWLGVNDMVTDGQWVDQSGSGVRFKNWETEVTLQPDGGRGQNCAILSTTANGKWFDESCRAEKASVCEFNIV
- the cdcp1a gene encoding CUB domain-containing protein 1a, whose protein sequence is MTCAPIPPPHQDQLYTLWDSSMSSSAIRVCLRVLCLSGIVSTVSGVQKLTITPDRGTTFVISNAQVKGCKVCTGAGRSRRCVASLLLKDNTPVAVEFECSRPQDVFRVEINRSIECTTKSCSGHIIQADSGSLPLLDFDRKFTWNLRGAAQKAFKIDFGGTGLRQIHPSERCPDRHSYTLQAFQDTGNVSVGKYCRAGAISSAQILKLGSFSLEVPAGQKLQNGQFDVSVGEEIKSLAKIALTLPKGASSSALLSPNYPDSFPDNKVMEWYFQVPAKHKTAVQLLNLTQPSCLKKETAVEYHSKGRGALVQRLTDPQLQQTWGDFSMTLRNCEMDRRRAGSPGLRLGVQVSTSSASSPVLCKVDLSKAGGLSLHVEKVGPASNCEMKINSVTKENITVTSHSELSFQDCPPEDVQVTAMRVIECSRFTDCPKAPVHLSLPMLPSCLPAPLSRVTWILRPPLHGTVELTSPAGPLKQSLPGQPCNDSLVIKVAEDDGTAIGHFCPQGAIQRVQIHTNMSVTASSVGRSALKTCYKHVLDVCFKEEISERYIFTVLPKKDTPVLLATPGWPAGMKSYSTVSWIVSVPPKMEAHLMFANLSRPKCSNRHTNIRVQRVGSREEDYSRREDEEAEPEIVVSERFYLNMSNCMPERGHFSVITKITLRESKNLLLTIILSVVAALLVIFVFVLVMVFVVIKKKKKELDHQVSIYNPNSTSFLPGPNGFPKTREDNESHVYASIEDTLVYTHLLRKGMDIGVYGESDTFRPYEGHADSQRPLVSRDSGAEDTEVGVYRPFLPAAQQAPPLPSRPRSQPMVDNEIYQSKDPSEGERSPDLGPRLEPEGGD